A section of the Rattus norvegicus strain BN/NHsdMcwi chromosome 15, GRCr8, whole genome shotgun sequence genome encodes:
- the Ear1l1 gene encoding ribonuclease 16-like precursor, producing MGLKLLESRLCLLLPLGLVLMLASCQRPTPSQRFAIQHIYNSAYPQCNAAMQRVNNYTGRCKDINTFLHTSFASVVGVCGNRNTTCNSNRTRTNCHDSTYQVKVTICNLTNRAAVYPQCPYQTINSSKFYRVACDPRTPRDNRTYPVVPVHLDFIF from the coding sequence ATGGGTCTGAAGCTGCTGGAGTCCAGACTTTGTCTCCTTCTGCCGCTGGGACTTGTCCTGATGCTTGCCTCATGCCAGCGACCAACCCCTTCCCAGAGGTTTGCCATCCAGCACATCTATAATAGCGCCTACCCCCAATGTAATGCTGCTATGCAGCGTGTTAACAATTATACAGGAAGATGTAAGGACATAAATACCTTTCTTCATACAAGTTTTGCTAGTGTTGTTGGTGTGTGTGGCAATAGAAACACCACCTGTAATAGTAACAGGACAAGAACAAATTGTCATGACAGTACATATCAGGTAAAAGTAACTATCTGCAACCTCACAAATCGGGCAGCCGTTTATCCTCAATGCCCATACCAAACTATAAATTCATCGAAGTTCTACAGAGTTGCCTGTGACCCCAGAACTCCACGGGACAATCGCACATATCCAGTGGTTCCAGTTCACTTGGATTTCATATTTTAG